CAGGCGAGACGCTGACGATCTACAAAGAGTTGGAAGACTATTTCGGCGGCGCCGACGACTGGCACGGCGTCGGCGGTGAGATCCGCGTCGAGCGCCCGCGTGTGAGCTGGAAGATCTTGGACGCCTGGCAGGCTGCCGCTGCCCAGCTAGGCATCTCCCCGATCGATGAGTTCAACCGGGGCGTCAACGCCGGCAGTGCGTACTTTCATGTCAACCAACGGCGGGGCCGCCGCTGGTCGATGGCCGATGCTTTCCTGCACCCCGTCACCCACCGGCCCAATCTCACCGTCTACATACAAACGCAGGCACTGCGGATTCTGATGGACGACCAGGTTCACGAGGATCAGCGTCGCGGTGCGTGGACCAGGGCGCAGCAACGCGTTACCGGCCTGCGGTTGCTCAAAGGTGGCAACATCGTCGATGTCCGAGCCCGCCGGGAGGTGATCCTGAGCGCCGGGGCTATCGGCTCGCCGCATCTGATGCAAGTGTCGGGTCTCGGCCCGGCCGGCCTACTCGCCCAGCATCAAGTGCGGGTGGCCGTCGATCTGCCAGGAGTGGGCGAAAACCTTCAGGACCACCTGCAGATTCGAACGATCTACCGGGTCCGGGGCGCCCCGACCGTCAACACGCTGTACCGCAATTGGATCAGCAGAGCGGGCATGGGACTTCAATACCTGCTGCTGCGATCGGGCCCCATGACCATGCCGCCGTCTACGCTAGGGGCTTTCGCCAAGAGCAACCCCGCGCAGGAAAGTGCCGATCTGGAGTGGCATGTGCAGCCCTTGTCGCTGCCGAAATTCGGCGAACCCCTGCACCCCTTCGGAGCGATTACTCCTTCGGTCTGCAATCTGCGACCCACCTCGCGAGGGCACGTGCGCATGGCCAACGCCGATCCCCTGACCAACCCGAAGATTTCATGCAACTACCTGTCGACTGATACCGATCGTCGAACCGCTGTGACCGGCCTCCGGATGACCCGGCAGATCATGGCGGCGCCGGCCCTGGCTCGCTATCGCCCCCAAGAATTGCTTCCCGGCTCGCAATTGGTGAGCGACGAAGACTTGGAGAAGGCGGCCGGTGAACTCGGTACGACTATATTCCACCCGGTAGGCACCTGTGCGATGGGAGCCTTTGACGCACAAGGTCATCCGCGCTCGGCCGCCACAGTGCTCGACACCGACTGCCGGGTGTATCGCGTCGCCGGCCTTCGAGTCGTCGATGCTTCGGCTATGCCCAACATCATTTCCGGCAACACCAACGCGCCGGTCATGCTCATCGCCGAGCGCGCAGCACGGGCGATCGTTGGCAAAGTCGGGTGACAAGTTACCTCACCGTTTTCGTGATATGGATCCGATGAATAGCTTTGTACGTCAACGCCGATCTCGATCGAGAGCACGCCGACTCATTTCGGACGTGGTGAGGGCATAGCCGAACGGTCACCGTTCGGTATCCATTTGGGAATGCAACCGCGTTTCGGCTAGCGCAGGTCTATCGGTAACATCAGTCACATCGTTAACATCGCGCAATGCACAATGTGCGCCCGCCGGCCAGCGATCTGCGACTGCGAACGGTCTCCCGTCGCGACGCGCTGCGCTACGCTGCTGCGTTGGCCGGTCTGGGTGCCGCATCAGTGGCCTGCGGCATGCCCAAAGCCGCCGCCGCCGCCCCTCCCCGACTGATTGACTTCGCCGCGCGCCAGATTCCTGCGCAGCAGATCCGAGTTGCCGGCTATAGCGGTGTGGTCAACTATGTTTCGGAGTCGCGTCCCGGCTCATCGTTTGGCGCCAAGCCGATCACCCGGTCCTACGCCGACTCGTTGAAAGCCGCGGGCCTGGTGATCGTCAGCAACTACCAATACGGCAAGCCGGGTGGGTCAGCACCGTCGGACTTCACGCGGGGCTACGCCGGCGGCATCGCGGACGCGCGCACCGCCTGGCAGCTGCACACCGCCGCGGGCGGCGGCCAGAGTGCACCGATTTTCTTCACCATTGACGAGGACATCGATCGCGACACCTGGAATCGCACTGCGCTGCAGTGGTTTCGCGGCATCAACTCCGTTCTAGGGGTGCAGCGCACCGGGGTCTATGGAGGCGTCAGGGTGTGTCAGTGGGCCCTGGCCGATGGCGTTGTCGGATCTTCGAGCACACCAGGCCGCCGGTGGCTCTGGCAAACCCGAGCCTGGTCCGGCAATCAGGTCCACCCCGCCGCTGTTCTCTACCAGCGCGTCGTGAGCACCGCATCTAACCCGGGGCCAAAGGTCGGTGGACTCGAAGTCGACGTCAACGACGTCTTGGCCCCCGATTGCGGCCAGTGGAACCTCCATGCGAGCCATCCCGGTGGAGAGGTACGGTAGTGGCGAACTCGCCGCCGGCAGTGGAGTTAGAGCCCGGATGGCACAGCCTGGCCATTGACCGTCACCGCCACCCGACCGGTCGTCGGATTGAACTCGATCTTGCCGTGCTCGAACGTCGACACCTGTAGGTCACCGACGTTGTTCACGTCACTAGTGGGCAAGCCCAGCGGACCTGCCGAACCGTTAGTGCCGGTAGTCGCGGGCGTCCCGTCCGGCGCACGGGGGACGTTCCAGGCCTCGCGGATCTTGCCCAGAATGATATATGCGGGGGTGCCGACCGCGCCGTTCTTGGCCGTGATCGCGCCGCCCTGGAACTGCTGGAAAATTACCCCGCTCTCCCGTGTCCCCGCGTTGCGGTCACCCGTCAGCGGCTTACCCAGAGCCTTCTTCTGATCCTCGGTCGCCGACGAATATTTGGCGGCGATCGGTCCGGTCAGAGTCACCTCGACGTTGCCCTCCCCGATCAGCTTCACCGCAGTGGGCTGCGCTGGGGTTGTCGGGCTGGAGATGACGTTCGTCTCGGGGTGCGGCGGCATCGACGCGTCGACGCTCTTGCTATTGCTGCAGCCTGCAGTGATTAGCGCGGCGGCGGCCAGGCCGACGACTGCCGCATGGGCATATGTGGTCGTTCTCATGGGCTTCCTCTCGCGTCGTAACCAAAGCACTCGAGTGCGCAGGCGATCACGGTCGCCGTAACTCCGAACGAACTTACAACGCGGTCATCGACGGCTAGCCAGAGCAGCTGAGCAGGGATCACCGGTGTTCGATGAAATCCGGGCTCGGGAAGTTTCGTGGCACTCATCGATGTCGCGCACAGCGCAATGTGCACGAGTTAAATCTGCAGAGTTGCCAGTAGCGGATGCCGTGTTCATCGCACTTCAGCAGGGCGTCGCCAGGCACTACGGTTTCCTACCCAGTCAGCTGCACTACTCGTCATGACCGTCCCGCTCGAATAGTCAACAATTGCGCACAGAGGGTCAATCGCCGGCTATCGCAGCTTCGTAGCGTGGCGTTTGATCCTGTCATTCGACCGGACGCTGTGAGTGGCGCCACAGATACCAGCTGAACTGACAGCCCCTTTTGCTGAGTCACGTCCGGGCTCTCGGTCTGCTGCAGTGAAGACCGTTCTTAAGTGATTGGAGCAGTGCGATGCCGAGGCCCTCAGGGGTCCGGACCGATACGGTCCTCGTCCATACACAGGCGATCACCGTGGACACGAACAGTTGCCGATCCACCAACCGGCTAACGATGCCTGCCACCCACGACTTTCTGGACGGACTGCAGGTAATAGGTCAGAGGTTCGAACAGGCGGCCGGGGGCCGGCAGGCAGCCGTCTCCGACCACAATCGCCCCGAGACACCACTGTTCGCCGTCAGCATCGAGCGTCGGGCGCTTGCCACCACGAAGCACTCCACGACGTGACAAGAGCGACCGACACGGGAAGTGCAAGCCACAGACCCTACGACTACGTCATCGTCGGTGCGGGCAGCGCGGGGTGCGTGCTGGCCAACCGCCTCACGGTAGCCACCGATGTGCGGGTTTTGCTTCTGGAAGCGGGCGGCACCGATGACGCGCCCGAGATTCGCATTCCTGCTGCGCTGCATTCGATGTTCGGTGCTGAGTACGACTGGATGTACACGTCTGTCCCACAAGAATTTTCGGGACGCTCCGTTCGGGTACCCCGGGGCCGAACGCTGGGCGGGTCCTCATCGCTCAACGCGATGATCTACACACGCGGTAATCGCGCCGACTATGACCGCTGGCGTGACGAGTACGGCGCGAAAGGGTGGGGATTCGACGAGGTCCTGCCGTACTTCGTTCGATCGGAGGGAAATACGCGGCTCGGCGGCCCCTTGCACGGAACTCAGGGGCCGCTCTGCGTGGAAGACCCACGATGGATGCACGAACTTTGCCCGGTGTGGGTTGAATCTGCCATCGCAGCGGGCATCCCCGCCAACACCGACTTCAGCGGGCCCACTCAAACAGGTGCGGGCATTTACCAGGTGACACAACGAGACGGCCAACGATGGTCGGTCGCTGACGCCTACCTCCATCCCGTTGCTGATCGCCCAAATCTGAAGGTGCGCACCGGCAGCCATGTGAGCCGGATCATCGTGGAGGCTGGTGTGGCGGTTGGGGTCGAATACCATGACGCCTCCGGTGAACACTCCGTTCGCGCGGACCGCGAGGTGCTGCTCTGTGCGGGGGCTATCGCCTCGCCCCAGTTGCTGATGCTCTCGGGGATCGGGCCAGCCGATCAGCTACGCAACATTGGTGTCCCGGTAATCATTGATGCGAAGAATGTCGGGCGTGGGCTGCAGGATCATCCGACCGTGGTCCTCAATTGGACAACAGTCGGCACCAGTGATTTTCGGGACATCGTCACTACAGAGGAGGCAGCAGCACAGTGGTCGCAGGACCGGCGTGGGCCACTATCGTCCATCGTCAGTGAAGCGGGAATGTTCTGCTCGACGACGGCAGCGAGCGAACCACCTAACATCCAAATTTACGCCGCCGGGACATCGTATTGGGATGACGGAACCGGGCATGCACAACTACCGTGCACGGCAGCCGCCGTCACACTGATCGATCCGGTCAGCCGCGGGGGGATACGGCTGCGCAGCTCGGATCCGGCTGACCACCCGCTGATTGATCCCCGCTTCTACACCGAACCGGCAGACCTACAGGCAGTGCTGACCGCGATGGAGATGGTTACCGGAATTGTGCACCAAAGACCATTGGCGAAGTTCATCAACGGACCGTGCCTGCCAGAAACTGATCAACTAGACCGCACCGCGCTTATGGATGTTCTTCGAGCACATAGCCAAACGATGTATCACCCCACCGGAACTTGCGCAATGGGTGGCTCCGCAGACTCTGTGCTCGACCCAGAACTGCGCCTGCGCGGCGTCGCAGGCCTCCGCGTCGTCGATGCCTCGGTCATGCCCGCCACGATCCGCGGCAATACCAACGCGCCGGTCGTCATGATCGCAGAAAAAGCAGCGGACCTAATCCTGGGCCTAGAAACCAAAAGGGGGCGGCCGTGAGGTGCCGATCATGATGCCGCTCATCGCAGCCCACCGCAGCGTGAAGACGCCTAGCTAGCCCGAAGCGGATAGGTTCATCATTTGTAAGAGACCAGCGTGACCAGATCTTGTCTCGGCCGTGCTACTGCAGTTAGCGCGTTAGGTGCAGCAGTTCGGGTCGAGCGCGATGCATAAGGCCTGCAAGGCGTCAGGGCGCACTCGATGAAACACGTTCATCCCGCGCCGATCGGACTGGACAAGACCGGCCTTCCGCAACTGCGCAAGGTGATGGCTCACCGTGGAT
This Mycobacterium simiae DNA region includes the following protein-coding sequences:
- a CDS encoding GMC family oxidoreductase; amino-acid sequence: MTRATDTGSASHRPYDYVIVGAGSAGCVLANRLTVATDVRVLLLEAGGTDDAPEIRIPAALHSMFGAEYDWMYTSVPQEFSGRSVRVPRGRTLGGSSSLNAMIYTRGNRADYDRWRDEYGAKGWGFDEVLPYFVRSEGNTRLGGPLHGTQGPLCVEDPRWMHELCPVWVESAIAAGIPANTDFSGPTQTGAGIYQVTQRDGQRWSVADAYLHPVADRPNLKVRTGSHVSRIIVEAGVAVGVEYHDASGEHSVRADREVLLCAGAIASPQLLMLSGIGPADQLRNIGVPVIIDAKNVGRGLQDHPTVVLNWTTVGTSDFRDIVTTEEAAAQWSQDRRGPLSSIVSEAGMFCSTTAASEPPNIQIYAAGTSYWDDGTGHAQLPCTAAAVTLIDPVSRGGIRLRSSDPADHPLIDPRFYTEPADLQAVLTAMEMVTGIVHQRPLAKFINGPCLPETDQLDRTALMDVLRAHSQTMYHPTGTCAMGGSADSVLDPELRLRGVAGLRVVDASVMPATIRGNTNAPVVMIAEKAADLILGLETKRGRP
- a CDS encoding GMC family oxidoreductase: MNPVAEFDYIIVGAGSAGCLLANRLSANRDCRVLLIEAGGTDDWFWIKVPVGYLYTIANPRTDWCFTTEPDPGLAGRSIHYARGRVIGGCSSINAMIHMRGQASDYDLWAQATGDDRWRWGGSDSPGETLTIYKELEDYFGGADDWHGVGGEIRVERPRVSWKILDAWQAAAAQLGISPIDEFNRGVNAGSAYFHVNQRRGRRWSMADAFLHPVTHRPNLTVYIQTQALRILMDDQVHEDQRRGAWTRAQQRVTGLRLLKGGNIVDVRARREVILSAGAIGSPHLMQVSGLGPAGLLAQHQVRVAVDLPGVGENLQDHLQIRTIYRVRGAPTVNTLYRNWISRAGMGLQYLLLRSGPMTMPPSTLGAFAKSNPAQESADLEWHVQPLSLPKFGEPLHPFGAITPSVCNLRPTSRGHVRMANADPLTNPKISCNYLSTDTDRRTAVTGLRMTRQIMAAPALARYRPQELLPGSQLVSDEDLEKAAGELGTTIFHPVGTCAMGAFDAQGHPRSAATVLDTDCRVYRVAGLRVVDASAMPNIISGNTNAPVMLIAERAARAIVGKVG
- a CDS encoding DUF1906 domain-containing protein, coding for MHNVRPPASDLRLRTVSRRDALRYAAALAGLGAASVACGMPKAAAAAPPRLIDFAARQIPAQQIRVAGYSGVVNYVSESRPGSSFGAKPITRSYADSLKAAGLVIVSNYQYGKPGGSAPSDFTRGYAGGIADARTAWQLHTAAGGGQSAPIFFTIDEDIDRDTWNRTALQWFRGINSVLGVQRTGVYGGVRVCQWALADGVVGSSSTPGRRWLWQTRAWSGNQVHPAAVLYQRVVSTASNPGPKVGGLEVDVNDVLAPDCGQWNLHASHPGGEVR
- a CDS encoding LGFP repeat-containing protein, which translates into the protein MRTTTYAHAAVVGLAAAALITAGCSNSKSVDASMPPHPETNVISSPTTPAQPTAVKLIGEGNVEVTLTGPIAAKYSSATEDQKKALGKPLTGDRNAGTRESGVIFQQFQGGAITAKNGAVGTPAYIILGKIREAWNVPRAPDGTPATTGTNGSAGPLGLPTSDVNNVGDLQVSTFEHGKIEFNPTTGRVAVTVNGQAVPSGL